A genomic window from Candidatus Obscuribacter sp. includes:
- the argH gene encoding argininosuccinate lyase translates to MAGTTGKKEKVAAKAIDNYLTPSGGRRCDEKIDCNQPHLPESVDQIRRFWLTPEVEEALRDHCLISSIAHVRMLGETGIVPKQAAESVEEALVTILKECNEKLCLLTSVDADINQSIRRRLNELIGDLSEVVTIARSPNDQIATNIRLYLRQAVIELFAKILKMRSILITLADRDVGAPMPGHTHMQPACAILLSHFWMANEARLVRDFDRLIDLYKRLNLSPLGANALAGTSKPIDRFMVASELGFDGLVENSIDAVSDRDFVIEFASFAAICGVHLSQLASELLLWSTQEFGFVRLPRAFTMPSPNMPHKRNAELLEMLRSRAALFSGRLSEFLGELKGLPVSYTGDLKECMPGLVDVVENLRFVVEVAATLLPAFKFDLKRMLEQAHADLTNASMAVDYLVEHGTPQEKAQEIVESLVEYSRKRQRKLGDLTHREWLQFSQSFDEDIYQYLQVEDSVEALTSFGGTATTSVLDALERARARFKADQERLPALAKAAIQI, encoded by the coding sequence ATGGCCGGCACCACAGGCAAGAAGGAAAAGGTCGCGGCAAAGGCCATCGACAACTATCTCACTCCCAGTGGGGGCAGGCGTTGCGACGAAAAAATCGATTGCAACCAGCCGCATTTACCGGAGAGTGTTGATCAGATTCGTAGATTCTGGCTTACGCCAGAAGTCGAAGAAGCACTCAGGGATCATTGCTTGATCTCTTCTATCGCTCATGTGCGCATGCTCGGCGAGACCGGCATAGTGCCTAAACAAGCAGCCGAATCAGTGGAAGAGGCGCTAGTTACTATCCTCAAAGAGTGTAACGAAAAACTCTGTTTGCTCACATCTGTAGATGCTGATATCAATCAATCTATTCGCAGAAGATTGAATGAGCTAATTGGCGATCTATCAGAAGTGGTCACTATTGCCCGTTCTCCCAATGATCAGATTGCTACCAATATCAGGCTTTATCTGCGGCAGGCAGTAATTGAGCTGTTTGCCAAAATCCTCAAGATGCGCAGCATTTTGATTACACTGGCTGACCGCGATGTTGGTGCTCCTATGCCCGGACATACGCATATGCAGCCGGCTTGCGCCATATTGTTGTCGCATTTTTGGATGGCCAATGAAGCCCGTCTGGTGCGTGATTTTGATCGCCTCATTGATTTGTACAAACGCCTCAATCTCTCTCCACTGGGTGCCAATGCACTGGCTGGCACCAGTAAACCTATTGATAGATTTATGGTGGCCAGCGAGCTGGGCTTTGACGGTCTAGTCGAGAACAGCATTGATGCTGTGTCGGATCGTGATTTTGTCATAGAATTTGCTAGCTTTGCCGCCATCTGTGGTGTGCATCTATCGCAATTGGCCTCTGAGCTCTTGCTCTGGTCAACGCAAGAGTTTGGCTTTGTGCGTTTGCCCAGAGCATTTACAATGCCTAGTCCCAACATGCCGCACAAACGCAATGCTGAGTTGCTCGAAATGCTGCGCTCTCGTGCCGCTCTATTTAGTGGCAGACTGAGTGAGTTTTTAGGCGAGCTAAAAGGTCTGCCCGTTAGCTATACAGGCGATCTCAAAGAGTGTATGCCTGGTCTTGTGGATGTAGTCGAAAACCTGCGTTTTGTGGTGGAAGTTGCCGCCACTCTTTTGCCTGCCTTTAAATTTGATCTCAAACGAATGCTTGAACAAGCTCATGCAGATTTGACCAATGCCTCAATGGCTGTGGATTATTTGGTCGAGCACGGCACTCCTCAGGAGAAGGCCCAAGAAATAGTGGAGAGTCTGGTTGAATACAGCCGCAAGCGTCAACGTAAGCTCGGCGATTTGACCCACAGAGAATGGTTGCAGTTTTCACAGTCTTTTGACGAAGATATCTATCAATATCTCCAGGTGGAAGATTCTGTGGAGGCCCTGACAAGTTTTGGCGGTACTGCCACAACTTCGGTATTGGATGCCCTGGAACGTGCCAGAGCACGGTTCAAGGCGGATCAGGAGCGGTTACCGGCCCTGGCAAAAGCGGCAATCCAAATATAA
- a CDS encoding NDP-sugar synthase → MKAMVLAAGVGSRLDPLTAQVPKPLVPVANVPVMEHILALLKHHGIEEVIANLHYLPEKLTEYFEGHRESGTKLQFRLEEKLTGDAGGVRFCRDFLDGDTFVVLMGDLLTDADLTEVIKQHKRKGALATIGLKQVENVSHFGVALLDENGFIKGFQEKPKQEEALSNLASTGIYILEPEVFNHIPATGDYGFGRQLFPRLVELGLPVLGVEIGSYWSDVGTIEQYFRSNFDLLKERMKTYLPGYKKVVYGYHNVFVAHGAKIASSTAFDGNVMVGKNAIIEDGVTLSGNVIIGDNCVVGSGSNLTDVILWHDMTIKANSNLVNTIVTAAGETKVNYQSQIGSGRRTHSTSVTQTQALLGAGTCV, encoded by the coding sequence ATGAAGGCAATGGTTCTGGCAGCAGGTGTTGGCTCAAGGCTCGATCCCCTAACAGCTCAGGTCCCTAAACCGCTCGTACCGGTAGCCAATGTGCCTGTAATGGAGCACATTCTCGCTTTGCTCAAGCATCATGGTATCGAAGAAGTAATTGCCAATTTGCATTACTTGCCCGAAAAACTTACTGAATATTTTGAAGGTCATAGAGAATCCGGTACCAAGCTACAGTTTAGATTAGAAGAAAAACTGACTGGTGATGCTGGCGGTGTGAGATTTTGTCGTGACTTTTTGGATGGCGATACATTTGTGGTTTTGATGGGCGATTTGCTCACTGACGCTGACCTTACCGAAGTAATCAAACAGCACAAACGCAAAGGCGCGCTTGCTACTATTGGTCTTAAACAAGTCGAAAATGTCAGTCATTTTGGCGTTGCTTTGCTTGACGAAAATGGCTTTATCAAAGGCTTCCAAGAAAAACCTAAACAAGAAGAAGCGCTCAGCAATCTGGCATCTACCGGCATTTATATACTTGAGCCAGAAGTCTTCAATCATATCCCTGCTACTGGTGACTATGGTTTTGGTCGGCAGTTATTTCCGCGTTTAGTGGAGCTTGGCCTGCCTGTACTGGGCGTAGAGATTGGCTCGTACTGGTCAGATGTCGGTACCATTGAGCAATATTTCCGCTCTAACTTTGATTTGCTTAAAGAGCGCATGAAGACTTATCTACCAGGCTACAAAAAAGTGGTCTATGGCTATCACAACGTTTTTGTTGCGCATGGCGCCAAAATCGCTAGCAGTACTGCTTTTGATGGCAATGTTATGGTCGGCAAAAATGCCATCATCGAAGATGGTGTCACACTCTCCGGCAATGTCATCATTGGCGATAACTGTGTGGTGGGCTCAGGTAGTAACCTCACCGATGTCATTTTGTGGCATGACATGACTATCAAAGCAAACAGTAATCTGGTCAATACTATTGTCACTGCCGCTGGTGAGACCAAAGTTAACTATCAAAGTCAGATTGGCTCTGGCAGACGTACTCATAGTACCTCAGTAACACAAACGCAGGCCCTGCTTGGAGCAGGCACCTGCGTTTGA
- a CDS encoding histidine triad nucleotide-binding protein — MSTQDNSEQNCLFCKISQGEMKAAFVYQDKNCFAIQDINPQAPTHILVIPREHKQNIALVNDKDLLGELFQKACLIAEREKLSAPDKGFRLIVNTGPDGGQSVGHLHIHLLGGRALDWPPG; from the coding sequence ATGAGCACTCAAGACAATTCAGAGCAAAACTGCCTTTTTTGCAAAATCAGCCAGGGGGAAATGAAAGCCGCCTTTGTTTATCAAGACAAAAATTGCTTTGCAATCCAAGATATTAACCCGCAGGCACCCACTCATATTCTTGTTATTCCACGCGAGCACAAACAAAACATAGCTCTCGTCAATGACAAAGATTTGTTAGGAGAACTTTTTCAAAAGGCCTGCCTGATTGCTGAAAGAGAAAAACTTTCGGCTCCCGATAAAGGTTTTAGACTGATAGTCAATACTGGTCCCGATGGCGGACAATCAGTGGGTCACCTGCATATACACTTGCTAGGTGGGCGCGCTTTAGACTGGCCGCCAGGCTAA
- a CDS encoding diguanylate cyclase → MTSESNILPRFLQLQKGLFASLKLKEVLDSSITLFAEMAGGAKVAVFLCDNESTCFKLMAAKGYSDGSLDQLKVVPFALDSLLKQVHQKRGPIACPDAASAPDFSATVMRREASQGQIALPLVSANLLVGAVLLEVNNAQLLTFVDFLKEVSDLVATAISNSILFGRSEYERERLSTLYKTSCALNSSALEMGQVLKIAADTALVLGNTPTCAILLLDQDQSSFQLAAFKGLDATSLSEFEMSYSKSIAGSCLRSNQTEMYGDGQREPFGMPRSINGRPFATVLAIPLRHAERKIGVLEVFSTESRAFHREHIDLLESLSSQVSTALNIALSHESSATSSVQDAHTGLANRVHFESLLVKELERSSRHSHELSLLLVDIDHLSQINEMLGQMKGDDAIKHVANTIRAALRDIDVPSRYGGEEFAIMLPETARANATEVAERLRATLRQTPAPGIGLITVSIGVASFPGNADNANGLIHDAEQALNVAKYEGRDRVRTALTGSFAEGGDLSWEDLASKAKMTVISERQARLQSRLTATPEYATWLAKPGSLVGKKKGG, encoded by the coding sequence ATGACAAGCGAATCCAATATACTTCCGAGATTTTTGCAACTGCAAAAGGGCTTGTTTGCCTCTTTGAAGTTGAAAGAAGTACTGGACTCATCCATAACACTTTTTGCAGAGATGGCGGGGGGCGCTAAAGTTGCCGTGTTTTTGTGCGACAACGAAAGTACCTGCTTTAAGCTTATGGCAGCCAAAGGCTACAGTGATGGCTCTCTCGACCAGCTCAAAGTAGTCCCCTTTGCTCTCGATAGTCTGCTCAAACAAGTCCATCAAAAGCGCGGTCCAATAGCCTGTCCCGATGCCGCCAGTGCCCCTGACTTTTCGGCCACAGTGATGCGGCGCGAGGCCAGTCAGGGTCAAATCGCGCTACCCCTGGTCTCAGCTAATTTGCTTGTCGGGGCTGTTCTTCTAGAAGTAAACAATGCCCAGTTGCTTACTTTTGTGGACTTTCTCAAAGAAGTGTCAGATCTCGTTGCCACTGCTATTTCTAATAGCATTTTGTTTGGTCGCTCCGAATACGAAAGAGAGCGTCTCAGTACTTTATATAAAACCAGCTGTGCTCTTAATAGCAGTGCTCTGGAAATGGGTCAGGTCTTAAAAATCGCGGCGGATACTGCCCTTGTCCTGGGCAACACCCCAACTTGTGCCATCCTTTTATTAGATCAAGATCAGTCTAGTTTTCAGCTTGCTGCCTTTAAGGGGCTGGATGCTACTAGCTTGAGCGAGTTTGAAATGTCTTACAGCAAGTCTATTGCTGGTAGCTGCTTGCGCTCCAATCAAACCGAAATGTATGGAGATGGTCAAAGGGAGCCATTTGGCATGCCTCGTTCGATTAATGGACGTCCTTTTGCTACGGTCCTGGCTATTCCCCTGCGCCACGCTGAGCGCAAAATCGGCGTTTTAGAAGTGTTTTCAACTGAGTCCCGGGCTTTTCACCGTGAACATATCGATTTGCTTGAGTCGCTTTCTTCGCAGGTTTCTACTGCTCTCAATATTGCCTTGAGTCATGAGTCTTCAGCCACAAGTTCGGTGCAAGATGCCCATACCGGGCTGGCTAACCGTGTCCATTTTGAGTCTTTGCTGGTTAAGGAGCTGGAGCGCTCCAGTCGCCATAGCCATGAGCTTTCACTTTTGCTGGTCGATATTGACCATCTCTCGCAAATAAATGAAATGCTGGGTCAGATGAAAGGTGATGATGCCATCAAGCATGTCGCCAACACAATTAGAGCGGCTCTCAGGGACATTGATGTGCCTTCTCGCTATGGCGGCGAGGAATTTGCCATAATGCTGCCCGAAACAGCCCGCGCTAACGCTACAGAAGTGGCTGAGAGATTGCGTGCCACTTTGAGGCAAACGCCTGCCCCCGGTATTGGTTTAATTACAGTTTCAATTGGCGTGGCCTCTTTTCCTGGCAATGCTGACAACGCTAATGGTTTGATCCATGATGCCGAACAAGCCTTAAATGTGGCGAAGTATGAAGGACGCGACAGAGTGCGCACGGCCTTGACTGGTAGTTTTGCCGAAGGCGGTGACCTGTCCTGGGAAGATCTGGCCAGCAAAGCCAAAATGACCGTTATTTCTGAACGGCAGGCGCGTTTGCAGAGTCGTCTCACTGCCACCCCTGAATACGCCACCTGGCTGGCTAAGCCCGGATCACTGGTGGGTAAGAAAAAGGGCGGTTAG
- the groES gene encoding co-chaperone GroES: protein MATASASKLQLKPLADRVVVKKLDAEDKTAGGIVLPDTAKEKPQQGEVLAVGAGRLDEKGTRQPLEVKVGDKVLFAKYSGTEVKFEGTEYLILAEKDILAVIG, encoded by the coding sequence TTGGCTACTGCATCTGCATCTAAGCTTCAACTTAAGCCATTGGCTGATCGGGTTGTTGTCAAGAAGCTCGACGCCGAAGATAAAACAGCGGGTGGTATCGTTCTTCCCGACACCGCCAAAGAAAAGCCTCAACAAGGTGAAGTCTTGGCAGTTGGCGCAGGACGTCTTGATGAGAAAGGTACTCGTCAACCGCTCGAAGTTAAAGTCGGCGACAAAGTACTTTTTGCAAAGTATTCCGGCACTGAAGTCAAATTCGAAGGCACTGAGTACTTGATCCTCGCCGAAAAAGACATCCTGGCTGTAATCGGCTAA
- the groL gene encoding chaperonin GroEL (60 kDa chaperone family; promotes refolding of misfolded polypeptides especially under stressful conditions; forms two stacked rings of heptamers to form a barrel-shaped 14mer; ends can be capped by GroES; misfolded proteins enter the barrel where they are refolded when GroES binds): MAKQIVYSEVARRALERGLDHVANTVKLTLGPAGRNVVLEKKFGAPQIINDGVSIAKEIELEDRLENAGAQLIREVCSRTNDNAGDGTTTAAVLAQAMVKEGLRNVAAGANPMVLRRGIQKAAEQAVAEIKRIAKPVEGKVEITQVATISAGNDEETGKIIADAMEKVGKDGVITVEESKSLSTELEVVEGMQFDKGFVSAYFVTDGEKMESVLDEPYILCIDKKVNLLADLVPVLEKVARAGRPFMLIAEDVEGEALATLVVNHLRKVLPCCAVKAPGFGDRRKEMLKDIAVLTGGQVVSEEAGTKLENVTVEMLGKARQVRVNKDKTTIVAGNETKAEVEKRIAIIKRQIEESDSEFDKEKLQERLAKLAGGVAVIKVGAATETELKDRKLRFEDALNATRAAVEEGYVPGGGTALLNISKKLEKEKEKLHGDERTGFEIVVKSFEAPVRQIADNAGLPGEVVVERVKEQKEGIGFNAMTFEYVDMAKAGIIDPAKVERCAIQNAASIAAMFLTTEALVVDVPDEKKHSGMPQGAGMGEF, from the coding sequence ATGGCTAAACAAATTGTATACAGCGAAGTGGCACGTCGCGCTCTAGAGCGTGGTCTTGACCATGTTGCTAACACAGTTAAACTGACACTCGGACCTGCTGGTCGCAACGTAGTGCTCGAAAAGAAATTTGGCGCACCTCAGATCATCAATGACGGTGTCAGCATCGCCAAAGAAATCGAACTCGAAGATCGTCTCGAAAACGCTGGCGCACAACTCATTCGTGAAGTTTGCTCCAGAACCAACGACAACGCTGGCGACGGCACCACAACAGCTGCTGTACTGGCTCAAGCAATGGTCAAAGAAGGCTTGAGAAACGTAGCTGCTGGCGCTAACCCAATGGTTCTCCGCCGCGGTATTCAGAAGGCTGCTGAACAAGCAGTTGCTGAAATCAAAAGAATTGCCAAGCCAGTCGAAGGCAAAGTAGAAATCACTCAAGTAGCAACCATCTCTGCTGGCAACGATGAAGAAACCGGCAAGATTATTGCTGATGCTATGGAGAAAGTTGGCAAAGACGGCGTTATCACCGTTGAAGAATCCAAATCTCTCAGCACCGAATTGGAAGTAGTCGAAGGCATGCAATTCGACAAAGGCTTTGTTTCCGCTTACTTCGTCACCGATGGCGAAAAAATGGAATCAGTACTCGATGAGCCTTACATCCTCTGCATCGACAAGAAAGTCAATCTTCTTGCTGACCTCGTGCCAGTACTCGAAAAAGTAGCTCGCGCTGGACGTCCTTTCATGCTCATCGCTGAAGATGTCGAAGGCGAAGCTCTCGCTACCCTGGTAGTCAACCACCTGCGTAAAGTACTTCCTTGCTGCGCAGTCAAAGCTCCTGGCTTTGGCGATCGTCGCAAAGAAATGCTCAAAGACATCGCAGTTTTGACCGGTGGACAAGTTGTTTCTGAAGAAGCTGGCACCAAGCTCGAAAACGTAACAGTTGAAATGCTCGGTAAAGCTCGTCAAGTCAGAGTCAACAAAGACAAGACCACAATCGTTGCTGGCAACGAAACCAAAGCTGAAGTAGAAAAGCGTATCGCTATCATCAAACGTCAAATCGAAGAATCAGATAGCGAATTCGACAAAGAAAAACTGCAAGAGCGTCTGGCCAAACTGGCTGGCGGTGTTGCTGTAATCAAAGTCGGCGCTGCTACCGAAACCGAACTCAAAGATCGCAAACTGCGCTTTGAAGATGCTCTTAACGCCACCCGCGCAGCCGTTGAAGAAGGCTACGTACCAGGCGGCGGTACAGCTCTCCTCAATATCTCCAAGAAGCTTGAAAAAGAAAAAGAAAAGCTCCATGGCGATGAGCGCACTGGTTTTGAAATCGTCGTTAAGTCCTTCGAAGCTCCTGTCCGTCAAATCGCTGACAACGCTGGCTTGCCTGGTGAAGTAGTGGTTGAGCGTGTCAAAGAGCAAAAAGAAGGCATCGGCTTCAACGCCATGACCTTTGAATATGTTGATATGGCTAAAGCCGGTATCATCGACCCTGCTAAGGTAGAGCGCTGCGCTATCCAAAACGCTGCTTCTATCGCTGCAATGTTCCTGACCACCGAGGCCCTCGTAGTTGATGTGCCCGATGAGAAGAAACACTCCGGTATGCCTCAAGGCGCCGGCATGGGTGAATTCTAA